The following are from one region of the Pseudohongiella spirulinae genome:
- the clpS gene encoding ATP-dependent Clp protease adapter ClpS — protein MTETVFTSVISAQSPGQPGQDEHEDRGVATAASKPRLARPPLYKVLLMNDDYTPMEFVVTVLVNFFHMPVEKATQIMLKVHTEGKAVCGVYSRDVAETKAEQVNEFAREHKHPLLCHVEADQ, from the coding sequence ATGACAGAAACGGTATTTACATCCGTAATTTCAGCGCAATCGCCCGGTCAGCCAGGCCAGGATGAGCACGAAGATCGTGGTGTTGCAACCGCCGCCAGCAAGCCCCGGCTGGCGCGGCCACCGCTGTACAAAGTACTGCTGATGAATGATGACTATACACCGATGGAGTTTGTAGTGACCGTTCTGGTCAATTTTTTTCATATGCCGGTGGAGAAAGCCACGCAGATCATGTTAAAGGTACACACAGAGGGTAAAGCCGTTTGTGGTGTGTACAGCCGGGATGTCGCTGAAACCAAGGCCGAACAGGTCAATGAATTTGCCCGCGAGCACAAACACCCGCTACTATGCCATGTAGAAGCTGACCAATAG
- the moaE gene encoding molybdopterin synthase catalytic subunit MoaE, with protein MGAIVDVKISVQTEDFDLAHEYAELCQSASNPGAVAIFSGLVRELVADDVPGALQSAGTQSLTLEHYPGMTEKALTDIVDKAANRWPLQACRLIHRVGELQPGEQIVLVAVASAHREAAFAAAEFMMDYLKTDAPFWKKQRNGDDSVWVASRDSDYRRVERWRGDTDLDAIELDEAGRPGKG; from the coding sequence ATGGGGGCGATAGTGGATGTTAAAATCAGCGTGCAAACCGAGGATTTCGACCTCGCTCATGAGTACGCCGAGCTGTGCCAGTCAGCGAGCAATCCCGGCGCTGTCGCAATTTTCAGTGGCCTGGTCAGGGAACTTGTGGCTGATGATGTCCCGGGGGCTCTACAGTCAGCAGGTACTCAATCGCTGACTCTCGAACATTATCCTGGCATGACTGAAAAAGCGCTGACCGATATTGTTGATAAGGCTGCCAATCGCTGGCCGCTGCAGGCCTGTCGCCTGATCCACCGGGTTGGAGAGTTGCAGCCGGGTGAGCAGATTGTACTGGTGGCAGTCGCCAGCGCCCATCGCGAGGCCGCGTTTGCGGCTGCCGAGTTCATGATGGACTACCTGAAGACCGATGCGCCGTTCTGGAAAAAGCAGCGTAACGGTGATGACAGCGTGTGGGTTGCCAGCCGGGACTCTGATTATCGTCGTGTTGAGCGCTGGCGCGGGGATACAGATCTCGATGCGATTGAACTTGACGAAGCCGGGCGACCCGGCAAGGGCTGA
- the moaD gene encoding molybdopterin converting factor subunit 1: protein MLTIQYFASVREQLGRAGEEMALPDGAETVADLIDVLQSRGAPWSLLSDQQQVLVAVDQAVADRGHRLAGNEEIAFFPPMTGG, encoded by the coding sequence ATGTTAACTATTCAGTATTTTGCCAGTGTCCGTGAGCAGCTGGGCCGTGCAGGCGAAGAAATGGCTCTGCCAGACGGGGCGGAGACAGTGGCTGATCTAATCGATGTATTACAATCGCGGGGTGCGCCGTGGTCATTGTTATCGGATCAGCAGCAGGTCCTGGTGGCAGTGGATCAGGCCGTCGCAGACCGCGGTCACCGCTTGGCGGGAAATGAAGAAATTGCTTTCTTTCCACCCATGACCGGGGGCTGA
- a CDS encoding DNA translocase FtsK: MPKQKAQNDDGLKHLSQRIAREGTLIAAFLLGLFLLIALVSYSPDDPAFTTTGNGGAVNNAVGHMGAWLADVLLHMFGYFAYVFPFALGFKIVRLFRQSEADKPFSGLMLTIKSGGIILLVIGACTLSTMHFAMPANSPWPAGGLIGAAMADASVPVFALLGSTLLFLALFLFGLTVLFEISWLKLVDQIGYWTLNGWSKGLESWQAWREKRQEAGKVRQAVERRQKALEVRVEKERKRTPPRIEPVVSVPPARSQRAEKERQTRLFTDDKTPGELPAIGLLDENKKAGQKGYSAESLEAMSKLLELKLQDFGVEVEVTSVHPGPVITRFEVQPAPGVKASRITGLARDLARSLAVVSVRVVEVIPGKTVIGIEIPNEQREMIMLSQVLASPEFDKAQSALSMALGHDIVGKPVIVDLAKMPHLLVAGTTGSGKSVGINAMILSLLYKSTPEHVRMIMIDPKMLELSVYDGIPHLLTPVVTDMKDAANALRWSVAEMERRYKLMSALGVRNLSGYNKKVQDANKAGQPIPDPVWRPDPMALQDDQEAPMLEELPNIVVIVDELADMMMVVGKKVEELIARIAQKARAAGIHLILATQRPSVDVLTGLIKANIPTRLSFMVQSKVDSRTILGEGGAEQLLGNGDMLFLPPGGGLARRVHGAFVSDEEVHRVVADWKSRGEPVYIDEITQGVEDRDMNMGMSSGSSEGGEEDDALYDEAVAFVTESRKASISAVQRKLRIGYNRAARMIEAMEAAGVVSEMGSNGSREVLAPPPPR; encoded by the coding sequence ATGCCCAAGCAAAAAGCACAAAACGATGACGGACTAAAGCATCTGTCACAACGAATAGCCAGGGAAGGTACGCTGATTGCGGCATTCTTGCTGGGATTGTTTCTGCTGATCGCCCTGGTCAGTTACTCACCCGATGACCCTGCCTTTACGACAACTGGTAACGGGGGGGCAGTCAATAACGCTGTCGGCCATATGGGCGCCTGGCTTGCGGATGTGCTGCTGCATATGTTCGGTTATTTTGCATATGTGTTCCCCTTTGCACTGGGTTTCAAGATCGTCCGGCTGTTTCGCCAGTCAGAGGCTGATAAACCGTTTTCCGGTCTCATGCTAACCATTAAATCGGGCGGCATCATTTTGCTGGTGATTGGTGCCTGCACACTGTCCACGATGCATTTCGCCATGCCTGCAAACAGCCCCTGGCCTGCCGGCGGGTTGATCGGCGCAGCGATGGCGGATGCCAGCGTGCCGGTTTTTGCCTTGCTGGGCAGCACACTGCTTTTTCTGGCGCTGTTCCTGTTTGGGCTGACCGTACTGTTTGAGATTTCCTGGTTAAAGCTGGTGGATCAGATTGGTTACTGGACCTTGAACGGCTGGTCCAAAGGCCTTGAGTCATGGCAGGCATGGCGGGAAAAACGCCAGGAGGCGGGCAAGGTCCGTCAAGCTGTTGAGCGTCGCCAGAAGGCGCTTGAAGTGCGCGTTGAAAAAGAACGCAAACGTACGCCGCCGCGCATCGAACCGGTGGTCAGTGTGCCGCCCGCCCGCAGTCAGCGTGCAGAAAAAGAGCGCCAGACACGGCTTTTCACGGACGACAAGACGCCAGGTGAGCTACCAGCCATTGGTTTGCTGGATGAGAATAAAAAGGCTGGGCAAAAGGGCTATTCGGCAGAGTCGCTGGAGGCGATGTCGAAGTTGCTGGAGCTCAAACTGCAGGACTTTGGGGTCGAAGTCGAAGTGACTTCTGTGCATCCCGGGCCTGTTATCACCCGTTTCGAAGTGCAACCGGCGCCGGGTGTGAAGGCCAGTCGAATTACCGGTCTGGCCCGGGATCTGGCGCGATCCCTGGCCGTTGTCAGCGTCCGCGTGGTTGAGGTCATTCCCGGTAAAACGGTCATTGGCATCGAGATTCCCAACGAACAGCGTGAGATGATCATGCTCAGTCAGGTGCTGGCGTCACCTGAGTTTGATAAAGCACAGTCGGCATTGAGTATGGCGCTGGGACACGACATAGTGGGCAAGCCCGTGATTGTTGACCTGGCAAAAATGCCACACCTATTAGTGGCGGGTACGACGGGCTCAGGTAAATCTGTTGGTATTAACGCCATGATACTGAGCCTTTTGTACAAATCCACGCCTGAACATGTGCGCATGATCATGATCGATCCCAAAATGCTGGAATTGTCGGTGTATGACGGCATTCCGCATCTGCTCACACCCGTTGTCACTGACATGAAAGATGCCGCTAATGCGCTGCGCTGGTCGGTGGCAGAGATGGAGCGTCGCTACAAACTTATGTCGGCGCTGGGGGTGCGCAATCTGTCGGGTTATAACAAAAAAGTGCAGGATGCCAACAAAGCAGGGCAGCCGATTCCCGATCCGGTCTGGCGCCCGGATCCTATGGCGCTGCAGGATGATCAGGAAGCGCCCATGCTGGAAGAGTTGCCAAACATCGTGGTTATCGTGGACGAACTGGCCGACATGATGATGGTGGTTGGCAAAAAGGTTGAAGAACTGATTGCCAGGATAGCGCAGAAAGCGCGGGCCGCCGGCATTCATCTGATTCTGGCCACGCAACGACCTTCGGTGGACGTTCTGACTGGCCTGATCAAAGCCAATATACCCACGCGATTGTCGTTTATGGTGCAGTCCAAAGTGGACTCGCGCACGATCCTGGGTGAGGGCGGCGCTGAACAGTTGCTGGGCAATGGCGACATGCTGTTTCTGCCGCCTGGCGGTGGTCTTGCCAGGCGGGTGCACGGCGCCTTTGTCAGTGATGAGGAGGTACATCGCGTGGTTGCCGACTGGAAATCGCGGGGTGAGCCGGTTTATATCGACGAAATCACTCAGGGTGTGGAAGACCGGGACATGAATATGGGTATGTCCTCTGGCAGCAGCGAGGGCGGTGAAGAGGACGATGCACTGTATGACGAAGCCGTTGCTTTTGTAACTGAGTCCCGCAAGGCGTCGATTTCGGCCGTTCAACGTAAACTTCGTATCGGTTACAACAGGGCCGCCCGGATGATTGAAGCGATGGAGGCGGCTGGTGTGGTCTCTGAGATGGGCAGTAACGGCAGCCGGGAAGTGCTGGCCCCGCCACCACCCAGATGA
- the clpA gene encoding ATP-dependent Clp protease ATP-binding subunit ClpA, which produces MLSRDLEVTLNSAFASARSKRHEYMTVEHLLLALLDNDVAIDVLLHCGADIARLRGGLVDYIESTTPVLAEQEEERDTQPTLGFQRVLQRAVFHVQSSGRNEVSGGNVLVAIFSEQESQAVYLLSQQDIGRLDVVNYISHGISKQQGDEPAEDENMQAGQGEEAGSTSSALENYATNLNELARQGKIDPLIGRDKEVMRLIQVLCRRRKNNPLLVGESGVGKTAVVEGLARMIEEDQVPEVLKGHVIYSLDMGALLAGTKYRGDFEKRFKTLLAELKKQPESILFIDEIHTIIGAGAASGGVMDASNLLKPILTSGDLRCVGSTTYQEYRGIFDKDRALSRRFQKIDIDEPDVETTYKILRGLKSRFEAHHDLRYSDNALRAASELAGRYINDRFMPDKAIDVIDEAGAWQRLQPESKRKKLIQAPDMERVVASIARIPPQHVTSSDVEALRGLESKLKMVVFGQDEAIVSLATAIKLSRAGLNTPDKPIGSYLFAGPTGVGKTEVSRQLARILGIELLRFDMSEYMERHTVSRLIGAPPGYVGFDQGGLLTEAVTKHPHCVLLLDEIEKAHPDVFNILLQVMDHGTLTDNNGRKADFRNVILIMTTNAGAQEMSRPSIGFTRQDHSSDGMEVIKRSFTPEFRNRLDAVVQFGPLQPQTIRTVVDKFLVELQVQLDSKKVTLSVDDSARDWFAEHGYSPQMGARPMARLIQEKLKKALADEILFGSLSSGGEVKVSIVDGEVKLDIKQRGSKAEGRELSTTED; this is translated from the coding sequence ATGCTGAGCCGTGATCTTGAAGTGACTCTGAACAGCGCCTTTGCCAGCGCCCGCAGTAAACGCCACGAGTACATGACGGTTGAGCATCTACTGCTGGCTTTGCTGGATAACGACGTCGCTATTGATGTGCTGCTGCATTGCGGGGCTGACATTGCCCGTTTACGCGGCGGGCTGGTCGATTACATCGAATCCACCACACCTGTGCTTGCCGAGCAGGAAGAAGAGCGTGACACACAGCCGACTTTGGGTTTCCAGCGAGTCTTGCAGCGTGCCGTATTTCATGTGCAATCCTCGGGTCGCAACGAAGTCAGCGGTGGCAATGTATTGGTAGCCATTTTCAGCGAACAGGAAAGTCAGGCTGTCTACCTGTTAAGCCAGCAGGATATTGGTCGTCTTGATGTGGTGAATTACATCAGCCATGGCATCAGCAAGCAGCAGGGTGATGAGCCTGCCGAAGATGAAAACATGCAGGCCGGGCAGGGTGAAGAAGCGGGTAGTACCTCCAGCGCTCTGGAGAATTACGCCACTAATCTCAATGAACTGGCCCGGCAGGGCAAAATCGATCCGTTAATTGGACGTGACAAAGAAGTCATGCGCCTGATTCAGGTACTGTGCCGTCGGCGCAAAAACAATCCGCTGCTGGTGGGTGAATCCGGTGTTGGCAAAACAGCCGTGGTGGAAGGTTTGGCGCGCATGATCGAAGAAGATCAGGTGCCTGAGGTGCTGAAAGGGCATGTGATTTATTCGCTTGATATGGGTGCCCTGCTGGCAGGCACCAAGTATCGGGGCGACTTTGAGAAACGTTTTAAGACCTTGCTGGCGGAACTTAAAAAACAGCCGGAATCTATTCTGTTTATTGATGAAATTCATACCATTATTGGTGCTGGAGCGGCCTCCGGTGGTGTTATGGATGCATCCAACCTGTTAAAACCGATTCTCACCTCCGGAGATCTTCGCTGCGTTGGTTCAACGACCTATCAGGAGTACCGTGGTATTTTCGACAAGGACAGGGCGCTGTCACGTCGTTTCCAGAAAATCGACATTGATGAGCCCGATGTCGAAACCACCTATAAAATTCTGCGTGGCCTGAAGTCGCGTTTTGAGGCTCATCACGATCTGCGCTACAGCGATAATGCGCTGCGGGCGGCCTCCGAACTGGCCGGTCGCTATATCAATGACCGGTTCATGCCGGATAAAGCCATTGATGTGATTGATGAGGCTGGTGCTTGGCAACGGCTGCAACCGGAAAGTAAGCGTAAAAAGCTGATTCAGGCTCCGGATATGGAGCGGGTAGTGGCGTCAATTGCCCGGATTCCTCCGCAGCACGTTACCAGCTCAGATGTGGAGGCTTTGCGCGGTCTGGAATCGAAGCTGAAAATGGTAGTGTTTGGTCAGGATGAAGCCATCGTCTCTCTGGCGACAGCAATCAAGCTGTCCAGAGCCGGATTGAATACGCCGGACAAACCTATTGGTTCCTATCTGTTCGCTGGCCCCACTGGTGTGGGTAAAACAGAAGTCAGTCGTCAGTTGGCCCGTATCCTTGGCATTGAGTTGCTTCGTTTTGACATGTCAGAGTACATGGAGCGTCATACAGTTTCCCGCCTGATCGGTGCGCCACCTGGTTATGTCGGTTTTGATCAGGGTGGTTTGCTGACTGAGGCGGTAACCAAGCACCCGCATTGTGTGTTGCTGCTGGATGAGATTGAAAAGGCGCACCCGGATGTTTTCAACATTCTGTTGCAGGTTATGGATCACGGTACATTGACGGACAATAACGGTCGCAAGGCCGATTTCCGTAATGTCATTCTGATCATGACCACCAATGCCGGGGCGCAGGAAATGTCGCGCCCCTCTATTGGATTTACCCGCCAGGATCATAGCAGCGATGGTATGGAGGTGATCAAGCGCAGCTTTACACCGGAATTCCGCAATCGTCTGGACGCCGTTGTGCAATTCGGACCGCTGCAACCGCAAACTATCCGCACTGTGGTCGATAAATTCCTGGTTGAGTTGCAGGTACAACTGGATAGTAAAAAGGTGACTCTCAGTGTGGATGACAGTGCGCGCGACTGGTTTGCCGAGCATGGCTACAGTCCACAAATGGGCGCGCGGCCTATGGCTCGCCTGATTCAGGAAAAACTCAAAAAGGCGCTGGCTGATGAAATTCTGTTTGGCAGCCTGAGCAGCGGCGGCGAAGTCAAGGTCTCAATCGTGGATGGTGAGGTCAAGCTGGATATCAAACAGCGTGGCAGCAAAGCTGAGGGCAGGGAGCTCAGCACAACAGAGGATTGA
- a CDS encoding NUDIX hydrolase, protein MTFCPHNTVAVVVEQPAELKTPGDITQRFLIVEEISDGRQVFNQPAGHLEKGETLLQAALRETLEETAWQISLTGCLGQYQYTSPDNGECYLRTCFVGRALSHDPALKLDADIVQTHWLSQQELQQRQAELRSPLVMQVINDYLQGRVYPLNSVQHID, encoded by the coding sequence ATGACATTCTGTCCTCACAATACTGTTGCTGTTGTCGTTGAACAACCCGCTGAACTTAAAACACCGGGCGACATCACGCAGCGCTTCCTGATTGTTGAAGAAATCAGCGACGGTCGACAGGTCTTCAATCAGCCGGCTGGACATCTTGAAAAAGGCGAAACGCTGTTGCAGGCGGCACTGCGCGAAACACTGGAAGAAACTGCCTGGCAGATCAGCCTGACGGGCTGTCTGGGACAGTATCAGTATACATCTCCGGACAACGGTGAATGTTATCTGCGCACCTGCTTTGTCGGCAGGGCACTGAGCCATGACCCGGCGCTCAAACTGGATGCTGATATTGTGCAGACTCACTGGCTCAGCCAGCAGGAACTTCAACAACGTCAAGCTGAGCTGCGCAGCCCGCTGGTGATGCAGGTTATCAATGACTATCTACAGGGTCGGGTTTATCCGCTGAACAGCGTCCAACACATTGATTGA
- the trxB gene encoding thioredoxin-disulfide reductase has product MNDSQHHRLIILGSGPAGYTAAVYAARANLEPVVITGMIQGGQLTTTTDVDNWPGDVEGLQGPDLMERMKQHAERFNTSIVFDHINKVDLQNRPFTLQGDSGSYTCDALIIATGASAQYLGLESETAFMGKGVSACATCDGFFYRNKPVAVIGGGNTAVEEALYLSNIASHVTLVHRRDSLRAEKILQDKLFAKEKSGNVTILWNHTLSEVLGDDMGVTGIRVASTQDNSSKELTVDGVFIAIGHKPNSDIFEGQLEMHDGYLKIHSGTNGNATQTSVPGVFAAGDIADHIYRQAITSAGFGCMAALDAEKYLDQ; this is encoded by the coding sequence ATGAATGATTCACAGCATCACCGATTAATCATCCTCGGCTCCGGCCCCGCCGGTTACACGGCCGCTGTTTACGCGGCCCGCGCCAATCTCGAACCGGTCGTCATCACCGGCATGATTCAGGGCGGTCAGCTTACAACAACCACCGATGTGGATAACTGGCCTGGTGATGTTGAAGGTCTGCAGGGACCGGACCTGATGGAGCGAATGAAACAGCACGCCGAACGTTTCAATACCAGCATCGTATTCGACCATATCAATAAGGTTGACCTGCAGAATCGACCTTTTACCTTGCAGGGTGACAGCGGCAGCTATACCTGTGACGCACTGATCATCGCCACCGGTGCATCAGCGCAATACCTCGGCCTTGAATCCGAGACGGCGTTTATGGGCAAAGGCGTCAGTGCCTGCGCAACCTGCGATGGATTCTTTTACCGCAACAAGCCGGTCGCGGTGATCGGTGGCGGCAACACGGCAGTGGAAGAAGCACTCTATCTCTCCAATATCGCCTCGCATGTCACCCTGGTGCACAGACGCGACAGCCTGCGAGCGGAAAAAATCCTGCAGGACAAACTGTTTGCCAAGGAAAAAAGCGGCAATGTCACGATCCTGTGGAATCACACGCTGAGCGAAGTCCTGGGCGATGACATGGGCGTGACCGGCATCCGCGTAGCCAGCACTCAAGATAACAGCTCAAAAGAATTAACCGTCGACGGTGTATTTATCGCCATCGGACACAAACCGAATTCCGATATCTTCGAGGGACAACTCGAGATGCATGATGGTTATCTGAAGATTCACAGCGGCACCAATGGTAATGCCACACAAACCAGTGTGCCCGGCGTGTTTGCTGCCGGCGACATAGCGGACCATATTTACCGCCAGGCAATTACCTCGGCCGGCTTTGGCTGTATGGCTGCGCTGGATGCCGAGAAATACCTGGATCAGTAA
- the aat gene encoding leucyl/phenylalanyl-tRNA--protein transferase, with amino-acid sequence MGRLFRLRADSVAFPPADQALKEPAGLLAVGGDLRPERLLAAYRQGIFPWYDDSSPILWWSPDPRMVLEPAQVHVSRSLRKTLRRNTCHISMDCAFDEVIGYCAGLRQESQGTWITEDMQRAYRTLHKLGYAHSVEVWQQQQLVGGLYGIALGRMFFGESMFSLADNASKIAFVALCRQLSEWHFDMIDCQMPTEHLSSLGARPVARTEFLHRLSRNAQNPDQTGYWKFTAEL; translated from the coding sequence ATGGGACGGCTGTTCAGGCTGCGGGCTGACAGCGTCGCCTTTCCTCCCGCCGACCAGGCCCTGAAAGAACCAGCAGGTTTGCTGGCGGTCGGAGGAGATTTACGACCGGAGCGACTACTGGCTGCTTACCGGCAAGGTATTTTTCCCTGGTATGACGACAGCAGCCCGATATTGTGGTGGTCACCAGACCCGCGAATGGTCCTGGAACCAGCGCAGGTGCATGTTTCCCGCAGCCTGCGCAAAACCCTTCGACGCAATACCTGCCATATCAGTATGGACTGTGCTTTCGATGAGGTCATCGGGTATTGCGCCGGCCTGCGCCAGGAATCTCAGGGAACCTGGATCACCGAGGATATGCAACGCGCTTACCGCACCTTGCACAAGCTGGGCTATGCTCACTCTGTTGAAGTATGGCAGCAACAACAATTGGTGGGAGGCCTGTACGGCATAGCGCTCGGGCGGATGTTCTTTGGTGAGTCAATGTTCAGCCTGGCTGACAACGCTTCAAAGATTGCATTTGTGGCGCTTTGCCGACAGTTGTCAGAATGGCACTTTGACATGATTGATTGTCAGATGCCAACTGAACACCTGAGCAGTCTGGGTGCCCGTCCTGTGGCCCGTACTGAATTTCTGCATCGCCTGTCGCGCAATGCACAGAATCCCGATCAAACTGGCTATTGGAAATTCACGGCTGAACTGTAA
- the moaC gene encoding cyclic pyranopterin monophosphate synthase MoaC, with amino-acid sequence MSRSDHPSGLSHLDAQGNARMVDVSQKAVTNRIAVAAGEVHMQAETLALIAAGGHKKGDVLAVARVAGIMAAKKCPDLIPLCHPLLLNAVNVDFELDTDNCRVLVRASCGLDARTGVEMEALTAVSVAALTIYDMCKAVDKGMVVNNIRLISKSGGRSGDYLRQQD; translated from the coding sequence ATGTCTAGATCCGATCATCCCTCAGGTCTGTCGCACCTGGATGCGCAGGGTAATGCGCGCATGGTGGATGTCAGCCAGAAAGCGGTGACCAACCGGATAGCCGTGGCTGCCGGTGAAGTACACATGCAGGCCGAGACCCTGGCGCTGATAGCGGCCGGAGGTCATAAAAAGGGCGATGTGCTGGCTGTGGCACGTGTGGCCGGCATCATGGCGGCAAAAAAATGCCCTGATCTTATTCCGCTGTGCCATCCTTTGCTGCTGAACGCCGTCAATGTAGATTTTGAATTGGATACGGACAACTGCAGGGTGTTAGTCAGGGCGAGTTGCGGCCTTGATGCACGAACTGGAGTGGAAATGGAGGCGCTGACGGCGGTATCAGTGGCAGCTCTTACCATCTATGATATGTGCAAGGCCGTTGATAAGGGCATGGTTGTCAACAATATCCGGTTGATCAGCAAGTCCGGTGGCCGTTCCGGTGATTATTTGCGCCAACAGGATTAG
- a CDS encoding pseudouridine synthase, with translation MPQIILFNKPFNVLSQFSGDQPEQTLSHYIDAPGFYPAGRLDKDSEGLLLLTDCGQTQARISNPTYKLEKTYWVQVEGLIDETALHALHCGVTLKDGQTRPARAEAIIPPRIWDRHPPIRERQHIPTSWLSLSITEGRNRQVRRMTAAVGFPTLRLIRYRIGDWTIEGLAPGESRTLQIQPLPGRPASSSSIASRSVSPRQRSTRR, from the coding sequence ATGCCGCAAATCATCCTGTTTAATAAACCTTTTAATGTGCTTTCCCAGTTCAGCGGTGATCAACCCGAGCAGACGCTGAGTCATTATATCGATGCCCCTGGTTTTTATCCGGCCGGCAGGCTGGACAAAGACTCAGAGGGTCTTTTGCTGTTGACCGATTGTGGCCAGACTCAGGCGCGCATCAGCAACCCAACGTACAAACTCGAAAAAACCTATTGGGTACAGGTAGAGGGTTTGATTGACGAAACCGCTCTGCACGCGCTGCATTGCGGCGTCACGCTGAAGGATGGTCAGACGCGTCCCGCGCGGGCTGAAGCGATCATACCACCGAGAATCTGGGACAGACATCCCCCCATCCGAGAACGACAGCACATCCCCACCAGTTGGCTGTCCTTGAGCATTACTGAAGGCCGTAACAGACAGGTGCGACGCATGACAGCTGCCGTGGGATTCCCGACCCTGCGCCTGATCCGTTATCGCATCGGTGATTGGACAATAGAGGGCCTGGCACCGGGCGAATCCCGGACCCTGCAGATTCAGCCCTTGCCGGGTCGCCCGGCTTCGTCAAGTTCAATCGCATCGAGATCTGTATCCCCGCGCCAGCGCTCAACACGACGATAA
- the infA gene encoding translation initiation factor IF-1: MAKEDQIEMEGEVVDTLPNTMFRVKLENGHIVTAHISGKMRKNYIRILTGDMVKVELTPYDLTKGRITYRAR; encoded by the coding sequence ATGGCTAAAGAAGATCAAATCGAAATGGAAGGCGAAGTTGTCGACACACTTCCCAACACCATGTTCCGCGTAAAACTTGAAAACGGTCACATAGTGACAGCTCATATTTCAGGGAAAATGCGCAAAAACTACATCCGAATTCTCACGGGTGATATGGTTAAAGTTGAACTGACACCTTACGACCTGACCAAAGGACGCATCACTTACCGCGCTCGTTGA
- the cspD gene encoding cold shock domain-containing protein CspD codes for MAMGQVKWFNNAKGFGFILPEDGGSDLFAHYSAIGMDGYKTLKAGQTVTFETLEGPKGLHATNIKPVAQSQQQA; via the coding sequence ATGGCAATGGGGCAAGTTAAATGGTTCAACAACGCTAAAGGTTTTGGTTTTATCCTTCCGGAGGACGGTGGCAGCGACCTTTTCGCTCACTACTCTGCTATTGGAATGGATGGCTATAAAACTCTGAAAGCCGGTCAAACCGTAACCTTTGAAACCCTGGAAGGTCCGAAAGGGCTTCATGCAACCAACATCAAACCTGTGGCACAGTCGCAGCAACAAGCCTGA